A single region of the Pseudorhodoplanes sp. genome encodes:
- a CDS encoding MarC family protein has translation MPLEFAVSALVTLLVVVDPVGLVPAFISMTEGLPSSARRQVAIRACLIALCILLGSALIGDWLLKHLGIGLPAFRIAGGLLLFWIASDMVFGWRVERDARTAEQAVHEHVRNIAAFPLAIPLLAGPGAITAVILLAGRTRGDLAMLGGILGVIVLVMLSSLVVFLFATRIAKLLGVTGNIVMSRLLGVILAALAVQFVIDGVRAVWS, from the coding sequence CGGTCTTGTTCCGGCTTTCATCTCCATGACCGAGGGCTTGCCGTCGTCGGCACGGCGACAGGTCGCGATCCGCGCCTGCCTGATCGCTCTCTGCATCCTGCTCGGCTCCGCGCTGATCGGCGACTGGCTCCTTAAACATCTCGGCATCGGCCTGCCGGCATTCCGCATTGCCGGCGGATTGCTGCTGTTCTGGATCGCCTCTGACATGGTGTTCGGCTGGCGCGTCGAACGCGATGCCCGAACCGCCGAACAGGCTGTGCACGAGCATGTGCGCAACATCGCCGCCTTTCCGCTCGCCATTCCGTTGCTGGCGGGCCCTGGGGCGATTACCGCTGTCATCCTTCTCGCCGGCCGGACGCGCGGCGATCTCGCCATGCTTGGCGGCATTCTCGGCGTGATCGTGCTTGTGATGCTGTCGTCGCTCGTTGTGTTTTTATTCGCGACCCGTATCGCAAAACTCCTTGGCGTCACCGGTAACATCGTGATGTCACGGCTGCTCGGCGTGATCCTTGCCGCACTGGCGGTGCAATTCGTGATCGACGGCGTCCGCGCGGTATGGAGCTAA
- a CDS encoding YciI family protein, whose product MRVMVMVKATKDSEAGIMPSTELLEAMGKFNEELVNAGIMLAGDGLKPSSQGKRVAFDGPGRTVIDGPFAETRELVAGYWIWEVKDMAEAVEWVKRCPNPMPGPSEIEIRPLYEMADFDEVMTPDAAAPHDRVREKLERR is encoded by the coding sequence ATGCGTGTCATGGTGATGGTGAAGGCGACGAAGGACTCCGAAGCGGGCATCATGCCGTCGACCGAGTTGCTTGAGGCCATGGGCAAGTTCAACGAGGAACTGGTGAATGCCGGAATCATGCTGGCCGGCGACGGCCTGAAGCCGTCGTCTCAGGGCAAGCGCGTGGCTTTTGACGGCCCGGGCCGCACCGTCATCGACGGACCCTTCGCCGAAACCCGCGAGCTGGTCGCGGGCTACTGGATCTGGGAGGTCAAGGACATGGCCGAGGCAGTCGAATGGGTAAAGCGCTGCCCCAACCCGATGCCGGGTCCGAGCGAGATCGAAATCCGCCCGCTGTACGAGATGGCGGATTTCGACGAGGTGATGACGCCCGACGCGGCCGCACCGCACGATCGGGTCCGCGAAAAGCTGGAGCGGCGCTGA
- a CDS encoding RNA polymerase sigma factor, giving the protein MAARETHNAIETVFRIEQARLIAGLTRMVRDVGLAEELAQDALVTALAEWPKTGVPDRPGAWLMAAAKRRAIDGLRREKMLARKHAEIGRDLEDERDTRIEKIDASLDDDLGDELLGLIFAACHPVLSPEARAALTLRLIGGLTTDEIARAFLSNEATIAQRIVRAKKTLREANLTYQVPRGKERQARLASVLEVIYLVFNEGYAATAGEDLIRPALCAEAQRLGRILAGVLPEEPEVFGLLALMEIQASRLAARTAPDGSFIPLPEQNRARWDQLLIRRGLAALERAEALGGTNGPYVLQAELAACHARARKADDTDWARIAGLYDTLRDVMPTPVVDLNRAVAHSMAFGPEAGLTLLGEIEQAAALRNYAPLPAAKGDFLFRAGRLPEARVEFERAADLTRNVREKAFLLGRAAACGN; this is encoded by the coding sequence GTGGCAGCGCGCGAAACCCATAACGCGATCGAAACCGTATTTCGCATCGAGCAGGCGAGGCTGATCGCCGGCCTCACCAGGATGGTGCGGGACGTGGGGCTCGCCGAGGAGCTGGCGCAAGATGCGCTTGTGACCGCGCTCGCCGAATGGCCGAAGACCGGGGTTCCGGACAGGCCAGGTGCCTGGCTGATGGCTGCAGCCAAACGCCGGGCCATCGACGGGCTTCGCCGCGAAAAGATGCTCGCACGCAAGCACGCCGAGATTGGCCGGGACCTCGAGGACGAGCGCGACACCCGCATCGAGAAGATCGATGCCTCCTTGGACGACGACCTTGGCGACGAACTGCTCGGTCTTATCTTCGCCGCTTGCCACCCGGTCCTGTCGCCCGAGGCGCGTGCGGCGCTCACCTTGCGGCTGATCGGCGGGTTGACCACGGACGAGATCGCCCGCGCCTTTCTCTCGAACGAAGCGACCATTGCCCAGCGTATCGTCCGGGCCAAGAAGACCCTGCGTGAGGCCAACCTGACCTATCAGGTGCCACGCGGCAAGGAACGGCAAGCGCGCCTCGCTTCGGTGCTGGAGGTCATCTACCTGGTCTTCAACGAAGGCTATGCCGCCACCGCCGGCGAAGACCTGATCCGACCGGCCCTGTGCGCCGAGGCGCAACGTCTCGGCCGCATTCTTGCCGGCGTGCTGCCTGAGGAGCCCGAGGTGTTCGGTCTCCTCGCGCTGATGGAAATCCAGGCCTCGCGTCTTGCCGCCCGTACGGCGCCGGATGGCTCATTCATTCCCCTGCCCGAGCAGAACCGCGCCCGCTGGGACCAACTACTGATCCGCCGCGGCCTAGCCGCGCTCGAACGCGCGGAAGCGCTCGGCGGCACAAACGGACCCTATGTGCTGCAAGCCGAACTCGCCGCCTGCCATGCAAGGGCACGCAAGGCGGATGACACGGACTGGGCGAGGATCGCGGGGCTTTACGACACGCTCCGCGACGTCATGCCCACCCCCGTTGTCGACCTCAATCGCGCGGTGGCTCACAGCATGGCTTTCGGCCCGGAGGCCGGACTGACGCTGTTAGGCGAGATCGAACAGGCTGCGGCCCTGCGCAACTACGCGCCGCTCCCGGCGGCAAAGGGCGATTTTCTGTTTCGAGCAGGCCGACTGCCAGAAGCCAGGGTTGAATTCGAGCGTGCAGCAGACCTCACCCGCAATGTCCGGGAAAAGGCTTTCCTGCTCGGACGCGCGGCGGCCTGCGGCAACTGA
- the ipdC gene encoding indolepyruvate/phenylpyruvate decarboxylase — MPTLATALLHALKNHGAKEIFGIPGDFVLPFYKVIEESGILPHFQLSHEPAVGFAADAAARYHSGIGVAVVTYGAGAFNLVNAVAGAYAERSPVVVIAGAPGAAERSSGFLLHHQAKTIDTQLAVFREITCDQAVLTNAATAPVEIARVLRSARERSLPVYIEFPRDMVSAACEAVPVLPRRTADRAALSECAAEILDKLTSAKSPVIIVDVEIRRYGMEKRVATLARKLGIPVVTTFMGRGLLEDAPDVVAGTYLAAAGDPRITKLVEQADALLLLGVILSDTNFALSQRTLDARRTMLAIDRQVRVGHHQYPDLPLDDLVDALIARAPKAAAKTDGVRTAAPYPRGLKANDETLTPSDIACAINDLFDKHGPMPMTSDVGDCLFTAMEIENTALAAPGYYAGMGFGVPAGIAVAAATGRRPLILVGDGAFQMTGFELGNCRRYGLAPIVVLFNNASWEMLRAFQPESKFNDLDDWHFADMAASMGGHGERVSTRRELVGALEAAVKRRDRFSLVEVMLPRGVTSKTLARFVAGFKAVREKAAAKQ; from the coding sequence ATGCCCACATTGGCCACCGCTCTGCTGCACGCTTTGAAGAATCACGGCGCGAAAGAGATTTTCGGCATTCCCGGTGATTTCGTTCTGCCTTTTTACAAAGTGATTGAAGAGAGCGGCATCCTGCCGCATTTCCAGTTGAGCCATGAGCCGGCCGTCGGCTTCGCCGCAGATGCTGCCGCGCGCTATCATTCCGGCATCGGCGTTGCGGTCGTGACCTACGGCGCGGGTGCGTTCAATCTCGTCAACGCGGTCGCAGGCGCCTATGCCGAGCGTTCGCCTGTCGTGGTGATCGCAGGCGCGCCCGGCGCGGCGGAGCGCTCGAGCGGCTTCCTGCTGCATCATCAGGCGAAAACCATCGACACCCAGCTTGCGGTTTTTCGCGAGATCACCTGCGATCAGGCGGTGCTGACCAATGCGGCCACAGCGCCCGTCGAGATCGCGCGCGTGCTGCGCAGCGCGCGCGAGCGCTCGTTGCCGGTCTATATCGAATTTCCCCGCGACATGGTGTCGGCGGCCTGCGAGGCGGTGCCGGTGCTGCCGCGGCGTACGGCAGACCGCGCCGCCTTGTCGGAATGCGCGGCGGAGATTCTCGACAAGCTGACTTCCGCCAAATCGCCGGTCATCATTGTGGACGTGGAAATCCGCCGCTATGGGATGGAGAAGCGCGTCGCCACTCTCGCCCGCAAGCTCGGCATTCCGGTGGTGACGACCTTCATGGGGCGCGGCCTGCTGGAGGACGCGCCGGACGTGGTCGCCGGCACCTATCTCGCGGCGGCCGGCGACCCTCGGATCACCAAGCTGGTGGAGCAGGCGGACGCCCTGCTGCTGCTCGGCGTCATTCTCTCCGACACCAATTTTGCATTGTCGCAACGCACGCTCGATGCGCGCCGCACGATGCTGGCGATTGATCGGCAGGTGCGGGTGGGACATCACCAATATCCGGACCTGCCGCTGGACGATCTGGTGGATGCGCTGATCGCCCGGGCGCCGAAAGCCGCGGCAAAAACCGATGGCGTCAGGACGGCCGCGCCTTATCCGCGCGGTCTGAAGGCGAACGACGAGACATTGACTCCCTCCGACATTGCCTGCGCCATCAACGATCTCTTCGACAAGCACGGCCCGATGCCGATGACCTCGGATGTCGGCGACTGCCTGTTCACCGCCATGGAAATCGAGAACACGGCGCTGGCCGCGCCCGGCTATTATGCCGGCATGGGATTTGGTGTGCCGGCCGGCATCGCCGTTGCCGCCGCGACCGGCCGCCGGCCGCTCATCCTGGTTGGTGACGGCGCGTTCCAGATGACCGGCTTTGAGCTCGGCAATTGCCGCCGCTACGGTCTCGCGCCGATCGTGGTATTGTTCAACAATGCGAGCTGGGAGATGCTGCGCGCGTTCCAGCCGGAATCAAAGTTCAACGATCTCGACGACTGGCATTTCGCCGACATGGCTGCATCCATGGGCGGGCACGGCGAGCGCGTCAGCACGCGCCGCGAGCTTGTCGGTGCACTGGAAGCTGCGGTGAAGCGGCGTGACCGGTTTTCACTGGTCGAGGTGATGCTGCCGCGCGGGGTCACCTCGAAAACGCTGGCACGCTTTGTTGCTGGCTTCAAGGCGGTGCGGGAGAAAGCGGCGGCGAAGCAATAA
- a CDS encoding DUF1772 domain-containing protein — MQSNVKILHFLAIILTALALVPGGAHLFSLPNKIGLDDDNYLVVQAIYRGWALFGIVIFAALAANLLLAAIVRAQKAAAALALVAALCIVLSLVVFFTWTYPANVATDNWTAMPDNWEKLRTAWEYSHAANAFITFAALCATTLSALVSAQGNERKDLASGKI; from the coding sequence ATGCAGTCCAATGTGAAAATCCTGCATTTTCTGGCGATCATCCTCACCGCCCTCGCGCTGGTGCCCGGCGGAGCGCATCTCTTCTCGCTTCCCAACAAGATCGGGCTGGATGATGACAATTACTTGGTCGTGCAGGCCATCTATCGTGGCTGGGCCCTCTTCGGCATCGTGATTTTTGCCGCGCTGGCGGCCAATCTTCTGCTGGCTGCCATCGTGCGCGCGCAGAAAGCCGCGGCCGCCCTCGCACTTGTCGCCGCCCTCTGCATCGTCCTGTCGCTGGTCGTGTTCTTCACCTGGACATATCCGGCCAATGTCGCCACCGACAATTGGACCGCGATGCCGGATAACTGGGAAAAACTGCGGACGGCTTGGGAATATTCCCATGCCGCCAACGCCTTCATCACATTTGCCGCGCTTTGCGCTACGACCCTGTCCGCGCTGGTTTCGGCGCAGGGAAACGAGCGGAAAGACCTGGCGAGTGGAAAGATCTAG
- a CDS encoding single-stranded DNA-binding protein: MAGSVNKVILIGNLGADPEIRRTQDGRPIANLRIATSESWKDKNTGERKEKTEWHRVVIFNEGLCRIAEQYLKKGSKVYIEGALQTRKWTDKDGIEKYSTEVVLQGFNSQLTMLDGRGGGERVSDYSGGNDFGSSGPTSARKPAMAGGGRGDMDDEIPF; encoded by the coding sequence ATGGCAGGCAGCGTCAACAAGGTCATTCTCATCGGCAATCTGGGCGCCGATCCTGAAATCCGCCGCACCCAGGACGGCCGGCCGATTGCCAATCTGCGCATCGCCACTTCGGAAAGCTGGAAGGACAAGAACACCGGCGAGCGCAAGGAAAAGACCGAGTGGCACCGGGTAGTGATCTTCAATGAGGGCCTGTGCCGGATCGCCGAGCAATATCTGAAGAAGGGCTCGAAGGTTTACATCGAGGGCGCGCTGCAGACGCGCAAATGGACCGACAAGGACGGCATCGAGAAATACTCGACCGAAGTGGTGCTGCAGGGCTTCAATTCGCAGCTCACCATGCTTGACGGCCGCGGCGGCGGCGAGCGGGTCTCGGATTATTCCGGCGGCAATGATTTCGGCTCCAGCGGCCCGACATCGGCGCGCAAACCGGCCATGGCCGGCGGTGGCCGTGGCGACATGGACGACGAGATCCCCTTCTAG
- a CDS encoding class I SAM-dependent methyltransferase: MRAYKTLAAVYAAGRDIPRALYAIMRGLKFRETPQLKAMFVQYVKGATNVPEIPEFREYLVRALSEPWGRPNFIAHTCSKLVKHDPRINAAIRRAAAVWPKRLAFNELFGEDGFVATSRDPLLRALLENGRLPDVATECFLTMVRTEMLGIAASPHREVMSDPAALDFFCALARQCFINEYVFAETESEREVVVGLRYKLAATLRLNGEIDPLSLVAVAAYEPLCSIPDCEALLTRSWPPAVDALLTQQVREPVAERNMRSSIPRLTEVDDGVSALVQQQYEENPYPRWAKTVAAHSAGPIDRNFKAQFPHAPYRPLEKTTVDALIAGCGTGQQVVDLATAITGARVLAVDLSLTSLCYAKCRTDAMGLTNVDYGQADILKLGSLGRSFDVIACTGVLHHLRDPLEGWRTLLSLLRPNGLMQIALYSETARASIVAARNFIAEKGYGVGAEDIRRCRQDIMRLDVRSPIAPVAMTTDFFGTSDCRDLLFHVQEHRFTIPKIKAFLAENGLQFLGFFTADPLIREYPKMFPDDLARINLDNWHEFEQRHPMAFASMYQFWVQKQD, encoded by the coding sequence ATGCGGGCCTACAAGACGCTCGCGGCGGTCTATGCGGCCGGCCGGGATATCCCGCGCGCACTCTACGCCATCATGCGCGGCCTGAAATTCAGGGAAACGCCGCAGCTAAAAGCGATGTTCGTTCAATACGTGAAGGGAGCAACCAACGTTCCGGAGATTCCCGAATTCCGCGAGTACCTCGTTCGCGCGCTGAGCGAGCCTTGGGGCCGTCCCAATTTCATCGCCCATACCTGTTCCAAGCTCGTCAAGCACGATCCCCGCATCAACGCCGCGATCAGGCGCGCCGCTGCGGTCTGGCCCAAGCGCCTCGCCTTCAACGAATTGTTCGGTGAGGACGGTTTCGTCGCCACAAGTCGCGATCCCCTCCTGCGTGCGCTGCTCGAGAATGGGCGGTTGCCTGACGTCGCGACGGAGTGTTTTCTCACGATGGTACGGACCGAGATGCTGGGCATCGCGGCCTCGCCGCATCGTGAGGTCATGTCCGATCCGGCCGCGCTCGACTTTTTCTGCGCCCTGGCGCGGCAATGCTTCATCAACGAATACGTCTTCGCGGAGACTGAGAGCGAACGTGAGGTCGTTGTCGGGCTGCGCTACAAACTCGCGGCAACGCTGCGGTTGAACGGCGAGATTGATCCGCTGTCGCTGGTCGCGGTCGCCGCCTACGAACCGCTCTGCAGTATCCCGGATTGCGAAGCGCTGCTGACGCGATCATGGCCGCCAGCCGTCGACGCCTTGTTGACGCAGCAGGTGCGCGAACCCGTGGCCGAGCGCAATATGCGCAGCAGCATCCCACGGCTGACTGAGGTCGATGACGGTGTTTCGGCCCTGGTGCAGCAACAATATGAAGAGAATCCGTACCCGCGGTGGGCAAAGACGGTTGCCGCCCACAGTGCGGGGCCGATTGATCGCAACTTCAAAGCCCAATTCCCGCACGCGCCATACCGCCCCCTTGAAAAGACGACCGTCGACGCTCTGATTGCGGGTTGCGGAACAGGCCAGCAGGTGGTGGACCTCGCCACCGCGATCACAGGGGCACGCGTTCTCGCTGTCGATCTCAGCCTGACCAGCTTGTGTTACGCCAAGTGTCGCACCGACGCGATGGGATTGACGAATGTTGATTATGGTCAGGCCGACATTCTCAAGCTCGGCTCACTCGGCCGCAGCTTCGACGTCATCGCCTGCACCGGCGTGTTGCACCATCTCCGGGACCCGCTGGAAGGCTGGCGCACGCTGCTCTCGCTGCTGCGGCCGAACGGTCTGATGCAAATTGCGCTCTACAGCGAAACGGCGCGCGCTAGTATCGTGGCTGCGCGGAACTTCATCGCCGAAAAAGGATATGGCGTCGGCGCTGAAGACATCCGCCGCTGCCGGCAGGACATCATGCGGCTGGATGTCCGCTCTCCGATCGCTCCCGTGGCGATGACGACCGATTTCTTCGGTACCAGCGATTGCCGCGACCTCCTGTTCCATGTTCAGGAGCACCGTTTCACAATTCCGAAGATCAAAGCCTTTCTGGCGGAGAACGGCTTGCAGTTTCTCGGCTTCTTCACGGCTGATCCGCTGATCCGCGAATATCCCAAAATGTTCCCGGACGATCTTGCCCGCATCAACCTCGACAATTGGCACGAGTTCGAACAGCGGCATCCGATGGCCTTCGCCAGCATGTATCAGTTCTGGGTGCAGAAGCAGGACTGA
- the ligD gene encoding DNA ligase D — translation MHEIKFDGYRVIASLGGGRVVLRTRKGLDWTDKFRPIVPSLSGLDCDTAILDGEMAVADEHGRTDFGALQDALSGGKGRIAYYLFDILHLDGEDLRKKPLIERKQILKELIESGAHGGPLAYSEHVVGHGDDVYAKACGLHLEGIISKLADAPYRSGRSKGWLKSKCGMEQEFVIVGWRPSTKAGRPFSSLLLAVKEGERLRYAGRVGTGYTGARLEHLSKEFKKRVRKIPPVKDVPPDIARRAHFIEPELVAEIEFRGWTRDGLVRQGAFKGLRGDKPATEIVKEEPMPTRKIAKAAARSAKKTKGRQTKGRSAKTAARRKLAAPRSSVRSSVADDGADEIAGVRVTHPDKVLFADQGVTKRELIEHYLSIADLILPHVANRPISLVRCPQGSGKQCFFQKHASDGFPEQFRPVRIREKSGSAQYLYIEDERGLIAAVQVGVLELHLWGCHVDDVEKPDRMIFDFDPDEGLDFAHVRAAARDMRDRLQDLGLESFPMVTGGKGVHVVVPLTRGHSWDQHREFAEALARVMAEEEPDRFVANMSKAKRKGRIFVDYLRNQRGATAIAPFSTRSRRGAFVAMPVSWAQLARMENAHPVRVGEAKRFIGKRDPWAGYFKVRQALPKMRGA, via the coding sequence GTGCATGAAATCAAGTTCGACGGCTATCGGGTGATCGCCTCGCTCGGCGGTGGGCGGGTTGTCCTTCGCACCCGCAAGGGATTGGACTGGACCGACAAGTTCCGACCGATCGTGCCCTCGCTCTCCGGTCTTGACTGTGACACCGCCATCCTGGACGGCGAGATGGCGGTCGCCGATGAGCACGGCCGGACCGATTTCGGCGCGCTGCAGGATGCCTTGTCGGGCGGCAAGGGCCGCATCGCGTATTATCTGTTCGACATCCTGCATCTGGACGGAGAGGATCTGCGCAAGAAGCCGCTGATCGAGCGCAAGCAGATCCTGAAGGAATTGATCGAATCAGGCGCGCATGGAGGGCCGCTGGCCTATTCCGAACATGTCGTCGGGCATGGCGACGACGTTTATGCGAAGGCCTGCGGCCTGCATCTGGAAGGCATCATCTCCAAACTGGCAGACGCCCCCTACCGCTCGGGCCGCAGCAAGGGCTGGCTGAAGAGCAAATGCGGGATGGAGCAGGAATTCGTCATTGTCGGATGGCGACCCTCGACCAAGGCGGGCCGGCCGTTCTCATCTCTTCTGCTGGCGGTGAAGGAGGGCGAACGGCTTCGCTACGCGGGCCGCGTCGGCACCGGCTATACTGGAGCAAGGCTCGAACATCTGTCGAAGGAGTTCAAGAAGCGGGTGCGCAAGATTCCGCCGGTGAAGGACGTGCCGCCGGATATTGCGCGCCGCGCGCATTTCATTGAGCCGGAGCTTGTCGCCGAGATCGAATTTCGCGGCTGGACGCGGGACGGACTGGTCCGCCAGGGTGCGTTCAAGGGATTGCGCGGTGACAAGCCGGCGACCGAAATCGTGAAGGAGGAGCCGATGCCGACCCGCAAGATCGCGAAGGCGGCGGCGAGATCTGCCAAGAAAACAAAAGGCAGACAAACGAAAGGCAGATCCGCGAAAACCGCGGCGCGGCGCAAGCTGGCAGCGCCGCGCAGCAGCGTGCGCTCGTCAGTGGCCGATGACGGCGCCGACGAGATCGCGGGTGTCCGAGTCACTCATCCCGACAAGGTCCTGTTCGCCGATCAGGGCGTCACCAAGCGCGAACTGATCGAACATTATCTGTCAATCGCGGATTTGATTCTGCCGCATGTCGCCAATCGTCCGATCAGCCTGGTGCGCTGTCCGCAAGGGAGCGGCAAGCAATGCTTTTTCCAAAAGCACGCCTCCGACGGTTTTCCCGAGCAATTTCGTCCGGTGCGCATTCGCGAAAAATCCGGCTCCGCGCAATATCTCTATATCGAGGACGAACGCGGACTGATCGCCGCGGTGCAGGTCGGTGTGCTGGAACTGCATCTGTGGGGCTGTCACGTCGATGACGTGGAGAAGCCGGACCGCATGATCTTCGATTTCGATCCGGACGAAGGGCTTGATTTTGCGCATGTGCGAGCAGCGGCCAGGGACATGCGCGATCGCCTGCAGGACCTCGGACTGGAAAGCTTTCCGATGGTGACGGGCGGCAAAGGCGTGCACGTCGTGGTGCCGCTCACGCGCGGGCATTCCTGGGATCAGCATCGGGAATTTGCCGAGGCCCTGGCGCGCGTCATGGCGGAAGAGGAGCCGGATCGCTTTGTTGCCAACATGTCAAAGGCAAAACGCAAGGGACGGATTTTTGTCGATTACCTGCGCAATCAGCGCGGCGCCACCGCCATCGCGCCGTTCTCGACGCGGTCGCGACGCGGCGCGTTTGTCGCCATGCCGGTGTCGTGGGCGCAGCTTGCGCGGATGGAAAATGCCCATCCGGTGCGGGTGGGGGAGGCGAAGCGGTTCATCGGCAAACGCGACCCCTGGGCGGGGTATTTCAAGGTGAGACAGGCATTGCCGAAGATGAGGGGGGCATGA
- a CDS encoding DNA polymerase ligase N-terminal domain-containing protein, translated as MASDRLRAYKAKRDFRRTPEPKGVQRKSGRKLRYLIQKHDASRLHYDFRLEWNGTLMSWAIPKGPSENPDDKRLAVHVEDHPIEYGTFEGTIPEGEYGGGTVMLWDRGTWTPHQDDVDAALEKGKLSFELQGERLHGNWALVRLRARSPKDKDNWLLIKENDEFVRRRGKLIVDREMTSVASGREMEEIAGGRKVWHSNKPARKAHGDDIEIVGRRKVAAAPKAAKTRTAKSSRVKKKRRTSAVRRTAARNPGRRPARRR; from the coding sequence ATGGCGTCGGATCGCCTGCGCGCCTACAAGGCCAAGCGCGACTTCCGGCGCACCCCGGAGCCAAAAGGCGTCCAGCGCAAATCCGGCCGCAAGCTGCGCTACCTGATCCAGAAGCATGATGCCAGCCGGCTGCACTACGATTTCCGGCTGGAATGGAACGGCACGCTGATGAGCTGGGCCATTCCGAAAGGACCCAGCGAAAATCCGGACGACAAGCGCCTCGCCGTTCATGTTGAAGATCATCCAATTGAATACGGGACATTCGAGGGGACGATCCCGGAAGGAGAATATGGCGGCGGCACGGTGATGCTGTGGGATCGCGGCACCTGGACGCCGCATCAGGACGATGTCGATGCCGCGCTGGAGAAAGGCAAGCTGAGCTTCGAGCTGCAGGGCGAACGCCTGCACGGCAACTGGGCGCTGGTGCGCCTGCGCGCGCGCAGTCCGAAGGACAAGGATAACTGGCTGCTGATCAAGGAGAACGATGAGTTTGTTCGCCGCCGCGGAAAACTGATCGTCGATCGGGAAATGACCAGCGTCGCCTCCGGCCGCGAGATGGAAGAAATCGCCGGTGGCAGGAAGGTCTGGCACTCCAACAAGCCGGCGCGAAAAGCGCACGGCGATGACATTGAAATCGTCGGGCGCCGCAAGGTGGCCGCGGCGCCGAAAGCAGCCAAGACGCGGACAGCCAAGTCCAGCCGCGTAAAAAAAAAACGCCGCACCTCCGCCGTTCGTCGAACCGCAGCTCGCAACCCTGGTCGACGCCCCGCCCGCAGGCGGTGA
- a CDS encoding Ku protein: MATRAYWSGRLRLALVSIPVEVIPATKSSSRISFNQIHEPSGKRIRYEKVVPGIGPVEADDIVKGYEVEKGKYVLLTDKEINDLKLEAKKSVDLVQFVDEDAIDPVYFERPFFILPDEEDEDATEAYLVLRDALRKTKKVALGQIVVRGQGSIVAIKPSGKGLMMETLRYADEVKKPDTAFDDIPAKKVDADLVELAEELIDKRSGEFQPEKFKDTYTTALRELIDAKLEKRAPKEIEETPPASNVINLMDALRRSVGKEGGKKSETRSSGSSRRPAAKKKSAKSTRKKSARKKAAA, from the coding sequence ATGGCAACGCGTGCGTATTGGTCCGGCCGGCTGCGGCTGGCCCTGGTGTCCATTCCGGTGGAAGTGATCCCAGCCACCAAGTCATCGAGCCGGATTTCCTTCAACCAGATCCATGAGCCGAGCGGCAAACGCATCCGTTATGAGAAGGTGGTGCCAGGCATCGGGCCGGTCGAGGCTGACGATATCGTCAAGGGCTACGAGGTCGAGAAGGGCAAATACGTCCTGCTCACCGACAAGGAAATCAATGATCTGAAGCTGGAAGCCAAGAAGTCGGTCGATCTGGTACAGTTCGTGGACGAGGATGCCATCGATCCGGTTTATTTCGAGCGGCCGTTCTTTATCCTGCCGGACGAAGAGGATGAGGACGCGACCGAGGCCTATCTCGTGCTGCGGGATGCGCTGCGCAAAACCAAGAAGGTGGCGCTCGGCCAGATCGTGGTGCGCGGGCAGGGCTCGATCGTGGCCATCAAGCCGAGCGGCAAGGGCCTGATGATGGAAACGCTGCGCTATGCCGACGAGGTGAAGAAGCCGGACACGGCTTTCGACGACATTCCGGCGAAGAAGGTGGACGCCGATCTGGTAGAGCTCGCGGAAGAGCTGATCGACAAGCGCAGCGGTGAATTCCAGCCGGAGAAGTTCAAGGACACCTACACGACGGCGCTCCGTGAACTGATCGACGCCAAGCTGGAGAAGCGGGCGCCAAAGGAGATCGAGGAGACCCCGCCGGCCAGCAACGTCATCAACCTGATGGATGCCCTGCGGCGCTCCGTCGGCAAGGAGGGCGGCAAAAAATCCGAGACCCGCAGCTCCGGCTCCTCGCGCCGGCCCGCGGCCAAGAAGAAATCCGCCAAATCGACGCGCAAGAAATCCGCGCGCAAGAAAGCGGCAGCCTGA